In Mycobacteriales bacterium, a genomic segment contains:
- a CDS encoding discoidin domain-containing protein: MLALALAGSVVVVLASNQGTAHAVGPVGTVAALPASETAGRGATLPFVEHEAENVATTGTIIGSNRAEGTLAGEASGRKAVTLGAGQFVQFTLTAPANSIVARVSIPDSSTGTGLDGALNLSINGAAAGTLPVTSRYGWYYGSYPFTNAPGAGHAHHFYDESRKLLGQTFPAGTTVRLSYGASNIPAYTVDLADFENVAAPAAQPVNSISITANGADPTGAGDSAPAIDTTVAQARAQAKTVWIPAGTFTVNRHIILDGVTVAGAGQWYSVLHGDGVGVYGKFVADGGPSQNVHVSNFAVIGEIKERNDAAQVNGIGGALSNSSVTGLWIQHTKVGAWMDGPFTNFTFSGNRVLDQTADGLNLHDGITNSIVSNNFIRNSGDDGLALWAEHNQESGDSFTHNTVIAPILANNIAIYGGSGITVSNNVVADTQTQGGGLHFANRFTAVPVAGIFTVADNTAVRAGVLDPNWQFGVGSIWFDGRDGPMTNTINVSGLRLIDNSYEGIQFIDSSVTGVHFDGVSIEGAGTFALQLQGVGAASFRNVVASGLGKTGTYNCMGPNAFAITDLGGNAGWSDVYCGPWPDPVYGTPTVPPTTPPTGPTPPPSTPPPSTPPPPPANGNLAQGKPITATGFVDVDRPQSANDGSTTTYWESTNNAFPQSITVDLGAATSINHVTLRLPPTWEARTQTLSVSGSTDGTAFTGIVGSGAVRFDPATGDNATLSFAAVSTRFVRVTITANTGWPAGQLAELEVYAGGTATTPPPPTGDLARGRAATSSSFTDVDVPARLTDGDANTYWESANNVFPQFAQVDLGSAQSVSRLVLRLPPAAAWAARSETLSVLGSPDGTTFSTVAGSAAYRFDPATGNTVTITFPAASRRFVRVSITANTGWPAGQLSSLEVYAS, encoded by the coding sequence GTGCTCGCACTGGCGCTGGCCGGCTCGGTGGTCGTGGTGCTGGCCTCGAACCAGGGCACCGCCCACGCGGTCGGACCGGTGGGGACCGTCGCGGCGTTGCCGGCGTCCGAGACCGCCGGGCGCGGCGCCACGCTGCCGTTCGTCGAGCACGAGGCCGAGAACGTCGCCACCACCGGCACGATCATCGGCTCCAACCGGGCCGAGGGCACGCTGGCCGGGGAGGCGTCCGGCCGCAAGGCGGTCACCCTCGGGGCCGGGCAGTTCGTGCAGTTCACGCTGACCGCGCCGGCCAACTCGATCGTGGCCCGGGTCAGCATCCCGGACTCCTCCACCGGCACCGGGCTGGACGGCGCGCTGAACCTCTCGATCAACGGGGCCGCGGCCGGCACCCTGCCGGTCACCTCCCGGTACGGCTGGTACTACGGCAGCTACCCGTTCACCAACGCCCCCGGCGCCGGGCACGCCCACCACTTCTACGACGAGAGCCGCAAGCTGCTCGGCCAGACGTTCCCGGCCGGCACGACGGTCCGGCTGTCGTACGGGGCGTCGAACATCCCGGCGTACACGGTGGACCTGGCCGACTTCGAGAACGTCGCGGCGCCGGCGGCCCAGCCGGTGAACTCGATCTCGATCACCGCGAACGGCGCCGACCCGACCGGCGCGGGCGACTCGGCTCCGGCCATCGACACGACCGTGGCCCAGGCCAGGGCGCAGGCGAAGACGGTCTGGATCCCGGCCGGCACGTTCACCGTCAACCGGCACATCATCCTCGACGGCGTCACCGTCGCCGGGGCCGGTCAGTGGTACTCGGTGCTGCACGGCGACGGGGTCGGCGTCTACGGAAAGTTCGTCGCCGACGGCGGCCCGAGCCAGAACGTGCACGTGTCGAACTTCGCCGTCATCGGCGAGATCAAGGAACGCAACGACGCCGCGCAGGTCAACGGCATCGGCGGGGCGCTGTCGAACTCCTCGGTCACCGGCCTGTGGATCCAGCACACCAAGGTCGGGGCCTGGATGGACGGGCCGTTCACCAACTTCACCTTCAGCGGCAACCGGGTCCTCGACCAGACCGCGGACGGGCTGAACCTGCACGACGGCATCACGAACTCCATCGTGAGCAACAACTTCATCCGCAACAGCGGCGACGACGGGCTGGCGCTGTGGGCGGAGCACAACCAGGAGAGCGGTGACTCCTTCACCCACAACACGGTGATCGCCCCGATCCTGGCCAACAACATCGCCATCTACGGCGGCAGCGGCATCACCGTCTCCAACAACGTCGTCGCCGACACCCAGACCCAGGGCGGCGGGCTGCACTTCGCCAACCGGTTCACCGCGGTGCCGGTGGCCGGGATCTTCACCGTGGCCGACAACACCGCGGTGCGGGCGGGCGTGCTCGATCCCAACTGGCAGTTCGGCGTCGGGTCGATCTGGTTCGACGGCCGGGACGGCCCGATGACCAACACGATCAACGTGTCCGGGCTGCGGCTGATCGACAACTCGTACGAGGGGATCCAGTTCATCGACTCCAGCGTCACCGGCGTGCACTTCGACGGGGTGAGCATCGAGGGCGCGGGCACGTTCGCCCTGCAACTGCAGGGGGTCGGGGCGGCCTCGTTCCGCAATGTGGTCGCGTCCGGGCTGGGCAAGACCGGGACGTACAACTGCATGGGGCCGAACGCGTTCGCGATCACCGACCTGGGCGGTAACGCGGGCTGGTCGGATGTCTACTGTGGACCGTGGCCGGACCCGGTGTACGGGACCCCGACGGTGCCGCCGACGACGCCGCCGACCGGGCCCACGCCGCCGCCCTCCACGCCGCCGCCCTCGACCCCGCCGCCGCCACCGGCGAACGGGAACCTGGCCCAGGGCAAGCCGATCACCGCGACCGGGTTCGTGGACGTGGACCGGCCGCAGAGCGCGAACGACGGCAGCACCACGACATACTGGGAGAGCACGAACAACGCGTTCCCGCAGTCGATCACGGTCGACCTGGGCGCGGCGACGTCGATCAACCACGTGACGCTGCGGCTCCCGCCGACCTGGGAGGCGCGGACCCAGACGCTGTCGGTCAGCGGCAGCACCGACGGGACCGCGTTCACCGGCATCGTCGGCTCCGGGGCGGTCCGGTTCGACCCGGCCACCGGGGACAACGCGACGCTGAGCTTCGCCGCGGTCTCGACCCGGTTCGTCCGGGTGACGATCACGGCCAACACCGGGTGGCCGGCCGGCCAGCTGGCCGAGCTCGAGGTGTACGCGGGCGGGACGGCGACGACTCCGCCTCCGCCCACCGGTGACCTGGCCCGGGGGAGGGCCGCCACGTCGAGCTCGTTCACCGACGTCGACGTGCCGGCGCGGCTGACCGACGGCGACGCGAACACCTACTGGGAGAGCGCCAACAACGTCTTCCCGCAGTTCGCGCAGGTCGACCTGGGCTCGGCGCAGTCGGTGAGCCGGCTGGTGCTCAGGCTGCCGCCGGCGGCGGCCTGGGCCGCCCGGTCCGAGACGCTCTCCGTGCTGGGCAGCCCGGACGGCACGACGTTCAGCACGGTCGCGGGGTCGGCGGCGTACCGGTTCGACCCGGCGACGGGGAACACCGTGACGATCACCTTCCCGGCGGCGTCGCGGCGGTTCGTGCGGGTGAGCATCACCGCGAACACGGGCTGGCCGGCCGGTCAGCTCTCGTCCCTGGAGGTGTACGCCTCCTGA